One genomic window of Geoanaerobacter pelophilus includes the following:
- a CDS encoding XrtA/PEP-CTERM system exopolysaccharide export protein, protein MRSLLIVFAICFVCSVPGYAADYVIGEGDGLDVAVWGIKELSFSVKVRPDGKITVPGLGDVVASGFTPSGLQVSLTDKLKELVKNPIVTVTVREITNSKVYIFGGGIRSGIYDLTRKSSLLQLLCSLGDVKTADLRRSYLLRNGKKLKEDFFKLFAEGDLKEDMEVVSGDAIFMPLLLDKSVYVLGAVTTPKSIEYRDGMTVMEAILESGGFTKFASQNDTVVRRKTGDKEETLEVRAKEITKNGDFSQNIKLKPGDYIIVKEGIF, encoded by the coding sequence ATGAGAAGCTTGTTGATTGTTTTTGCGATCTGTTTTGTTTGTTCTGTCCCAGGGTATGCTGCAGATTATGTGATAGGTGAAGGTGACGGTCTTGATGTTGCGGTATGGGGAATTAAGGAGCTATCCTTTTCAGTTAAGGTCCGACCAGACGGTAAAATTACTGTTCCTGGCCTTGGAGACGTTGTCGCCAGCGGCTTCACTCCTTCCGGGTTGCAGGTCTCTCTTACGGATAAACTCAAGGAACTCGTAAAAAATCCGATAGTAACAGTAACTGTAAGAGAGATAACAAATAGTAAAGTTTATATTTTTGGTGGAGGGATTAGGTCGGGTATCTACGACCTGACTCGAAAATCATCGCTTCTGCAACTTCTGTGTTCCTTAGGTGATGTAAAAACTGCAGATTTGAGACGATCCTATCTTTTGCGGAATGGTAAAAAATTAAAAGAAGATTTTTTTAAACTTTTTGCTGAAGGTGATTTGAAAGAGGATATGGAGGTCGTCTCAGGAGACGCCATATTTATGCCGCTTTTGCTAGATAAAAGCGTCTATGTACTTGGTGCTGTAACTACTCCGAAATCGATTGAATATCGTGATGGAATGACGGTTATGGAGGCTATTCTTGAATCTGGGGGGTTCACAAAGTTTGCCAGTCAGAACGATACAGTAGTTCGTCGAAAAACTGGTGACAAAGAGGAAACTTTGGAGGTTCGAGCCAAGGAGATTACGAAAAATGGTGATTTTTCGCAGAATATCAAGCTAAAACCAGGTGATTACATAATAGTTAAGGAAGGTATTTTTTAA